In Stanieria sp. NIES-3757, the DNA window AGTTCATCCTAACCCTGCTAAAGCTCTTTCTGATGGTTCTCAGTCTCTCACTCCCGAACAATTTTATCTTTTAACTGAAGAGATGAAAGTAATGGCGATGGCAGTCGGTCGTCCTTGGAAACCTGCTTGCGAATCGATGTTTTGTAGTCTTACTCCCTATAAGCAATTTGCTGCGATCGCGTAATTCAATAATCAGTTATCAGTGACCAGTTACCAAAATGGGTCTTATACTTTTGACTTTTGACAACCTCGATTTTTTTCCAATAAAAAGGCTAATGAGATACCAACTCATTAGCTACTCTACAAACATTTTTTCTCGAATTAACCATGATTATAGCATCTCGAAATCAAACCCAACCTCAAACTTTTACTGACAAATTCCCTCATAGTTCTTCAGGTTCAGTTGTAATTGTCGGTGAAAAGCCTTTAACAATCACAGAAGTTGCTCAAGTTGCCCGTTATGGTGCAAAGGCACTCCTAACTACCAAAGAAGAAGTTTTGCAAAAAGTTAACTCCTCTTGTGAATGGGTAGCTGAAGCAGTCGCATCGGGCGAACCTATTTATGGAGTAACTAGCGGTTTTGGTGGTATGGCAAACGTTGTCATTACGCCTGACTTAGCTAAAGAATTGCAAAATAACTTGATGCGCTATCACAAAGTTGGTGCGGGACAGAAATTGTCTTTAGCTGATGTGCGTGCGGGAATGCTACTCAGGGCAAATTCTCACCTTCATGGTGCATCGGGCATTCGTTTAGAACTAATTCAACGCATCGAAACTTTTTTAAATGCTGGTGTTACTCCCCATGTTAGAGAATTCGGTTCGATTGGGGCGAGTGGAGATTTAACTCCTTTGGCTTATATTACTGGGGCGTTAGTTGGGCTGAACGATTACTATACCGTTGACTTTAACGGGGAAGAAATGACTGCGCCTGAAGCGTTGAAACTTTTGGGATTAGAACCTTTAGAATTATTGCCGAAAGAAGGTTTAGCCATGATGAACGGTACAGCAGTGATGACTGGTATTGCTGCTAACTGCGTCTACGATGCCCAAAATCTGCTTGCCTTATCTTTAGGGGCGCACGCTTTAGCTTTACAAGGTTTGAACGCAACTAATCAATCCTTCCATCCTTTTATTCATCAGTGTAAACCTCATCCTGGTCAAATTTGGTCAGCACAACAAATGCTCAATTTGATCGAAGGTTCTGCTTTAATTCGGGATG includes these proteins:
- a CDS encoding phenylalanine/histidine ammonia-lyase; the protein is MIIASRNQTQPQTFTDKFPHSSSGSVVIVGEKPLTITEVAQVARYGAKALLTTKEEVLQKVNSSCEWVAEAVASGEPIYGVTSGFGGMANVVITPDLAKELQNNLMRYHKVGAGQKLSLADVRAGMLLRANSHLHGASGIRLELIQRIETFLNAGVTPHVREFGSIGASGDLTPLAYITGALVGLNDYYTVDFNGEEMTAPEALKLLGLEPLELLPKEGLAMMNGTAVMTGIAANCVYDAQNLLALSLGAHALALQGLNATNQSFHPFIHQCKPHPGQIWSAQQMLNLIEGSALIRDELDGSHDYRGEQPIQDRYSLRCLPQYTGPIADGISEIAKQIEIEINSVTDNPLIDVAGNASYHGGNFLGQYIGTGMDNLRYYMGLLAKHLDVQIAMLTMPEFNNGLPASLVGNSDRPVNMGLKGLQITGNSIMPLLTFYGNSLTDRFPTHAEQFNQNINSQGFGSANLTRRSIEIFQQYMAIALMFGVQSVDLRAKKIANHYDASQCLSPASCQLYLAIKEVVGKTPSEERPYIWNDNEQALDEHISLIAADLTAGGRIVQAISSVIN